Within Eremothecium cymbalariae DBVPG#7215 chromosome 3, complete sequence, the genomic segment ATCCTCATTTGAGGAATTTGGATATCAAGAGCATCCGGAATCGTTTTCAAACCAATGGATTCCCGCAAAAATCCAAGCCACCTGCCTGAAGATCTTAATGTGCTACATCTTAGAatgtatatttttaatggtTTGTAGCCATGGCCCTTATCGCTTAAATTCCCCtctttcaaatctttcTCTAGTTTTTCATCAGGTTTTAGAATGTAAATTGTCCTATCTAAGTAATTGTAGAACCCCACCGAGCACGATTCTGTCAAGGTGAAATCCATTGACTTAACATGCTTGCATTTTTCTAACTTAGGAATACCTCTTCTGTCAAGGAACTGTATATAAATTGGTGTATCTGGGTTCCCAGTAGCTCGAGCAACCACTATATGTTCTTTCCAACGCCCATATACTCTTGTATCGATCGGTTCTGCATCAGAAAACGTTGTTGGTGGATGTGTGACTGAGACAGCAGATTttaccaaaaccaacattttttccattttaaTAACTTCACCCATTCTAAAGCGGTTAAAGAatctatttttgaaatcagATTCCTTGGCTCTAACTTGATTCCATTCATGGATTACAATTTTCTTAGCTCTATGGGCTACACTCCATGTACCTTTCAAGGGCTCCTCCCAAGATGCAcaagatgataaaaatCTTGATTTGGGGATGGGTAAAGGTTCTGGTTCTGGTTTTAACACTTTCAAATCCTCGTCTGGGGATTTTTCAGCTTGTTTTATTTCAGGTCGTGCAGTAGATAAAtcaaatttgattttggaAGTTCTACTAGTCTTACGGGCTAAAATATTCTTGTCTTTAAGACACCCAGAAGCCATTGAACTGGATAAGATGTTACTTCTTTCTGTTTCATTAATATGCGTCGTTTCAATTGTTAATACCGAAGTGTCAGGGAATCCCTCTTCTATAGAGTCATCCTCGTCCTCATCGTCCTCATCATTTATAGGATCTCTAAGGGATTCCTTAGCCGAGCAATAAACAGAAGTTGAGTCTCCATTCACAGTGGATATACCCGTTCCTGTGTTCTTCAGTCGTAAAAGTAGACTCATGATGTCATCCGTACTCTCTAACGGCGAGCCTGGCATATCAAATTTTACCGTGGGAATAGTATGAAGATTAGCAGTCGACGGCTTCGGCTGTTGAACCACACTGTCTAGTTCACTTGTTATAGCGTGGTTGAAACCAGAATTAACAACCACACAATCATCTCCGGAATGTGCTAATTGGTTGTCCGCGACGCCTCCATTTGAGTTGTTACTTGACGGTAAAGAAGGCATATTATGCCGTGTTGGGCTTTGTTTATTATGAAGCTGCTTGCTATTATGACAGCCATTTGCACTTTCCTGAATAATAGAACCTAAGTGTCCCCTTGAGTTTTCAGAAGACTTTATATTGTACTTCTTATTCCTAGCATATTTACTCCGAAGGTGCCGGGATGATTTATGGCCAATTGGATAAATATAGCGAACTCTGTTCCTTGGTTTTCTACGCATTAGCTTAGCCATGGCCTTGAGAACACTATTACTATGCTGCGCATACCACAGCTCAGGAATCCCGCCTAGAAGAACACTTCTTGAGCTCAAGGAGATTTCACGTGGTGAAGCAGTCGAGAGTTGCAAAGCAGTAAATGATCGTCTTGGTATAACAagttttttcaaatgtcGTTCTGGTTTGTTGGTTATAACATCGGTGATGGTAGCAATGTGGTCACTgtaatatttgatgaattcatcttcatctaaTACTATAGCCTTGAGCTGGTCCCATTTCAGCTCCATATGGAAGCAACGTTGTCGATACCTTATTTGAAGATCAATAATCCTTAAttaatcttcttttatCACATCATTTGTATAGAAGTAACTGAACTGCAACAAGTAAAGCCCAACCCTGGAAACTATGTCGCATTTCATCATTAAACAGGCCCATTGACGTTTACATTAATTCTAAGGTTTCGCTTAATTTACACAAAATCACGTctgaaaaaaaaaccaaCCCCTCCCCCCAAGGTCTCCACGTGATGACTCAAAGAGAAATAACTTAATAGCATAATTGGTAGTTTGATACAActattatatatctgtacatatatatcttgaTTCATGTCTCGTTATATGCACATAGTTGCCTCTGTTTTATCTTGATATTGTTTCAATAATGTGTGCCAAACCATTTACAGAAATTCTAAAGTCTTCACACGATGAAAATATGGCTCTATACATGAactggtgatgatgatattgtcCATTACctataacaaaaagattCTAGATAAAAGCTAACCCAGttctaataatatattattcaatgaTGGTGCAGATTAAGTTATTGACTCCACATAAAAACTTGCGAAATGCGTAACTTCGGGGGTTTTACTGTTTAGGTAGTAGTGgtggtagtagtagtagtagtggtagTAGCAACAGCAGTAGTAGTATATCGTAATCGCTTCTAAATTTTGCAAGCCCATCAGATCATGTATATAATGAACGGTccttttttcaacaatagTGTTTAAATAacatcatcgtcatcatcgcCAACAGTCAGGCTGGCTCCTTCATCTCTGAAGCTAGGTGGCTCAATGACCCCGGAATTATATTCGCATACGATGAAGACCACTCCTGCGATGAATAAAAAGTATACAGAGAAGACAGCTAAAAACCCTTCGGTCACTATCATTGTTGAGAGAAGCACTAATAACAAGCCTCTGCCTAAGTAACTGTAGTAGAAAGAAGCGAATCTCGATAACCAAGGAAGCGGTTtaaattccaaatacaCCAATGGTATAGAGAGTGTAACTCCAAATATTGACCTGATAAATGCTGCAAAATTGGTGAAGATATAGGAGAGTTGGCCGAGGAAAACCAACACAGACACACTTCCAATAACAACATTTGTGAGGAAAATGCGCTGTAATATAGTTTCTTGTTCAGCCATGATGGCAATATTCTTTTAGAAGGTATGGTAGAGAGGGGGGCTGCGTTAGTGCTTCCTGTCGTGTCGTTTTCCTTACGTTACGACTTGAAAACTCGTTGTATGGAGGaggtatttttaaatactAAGGTTCCGTTCGCTCCCCTTTAAATTATTATACAAACTAAAGAAAAGGGCGTATGCAACTTTTCGAGATTTTTGACACCAAATCAAACATATAAAACAAGTAAATACCGGATGGCAGTGGTAGTAGGAATAGTTTAAAGGCAGTAAGATGGTGGTGTAGTATATCATTGGAACGCTATACGAAGCCACTAacagaatttttttttgcGAGGATACATTtcattgataataatagacAGGTAAAATAGTAAGTGAAGTTACATACTGATAAGTATAAAGAGGGACAAAGGAACGATAAGGATATTTGGTGGGATGGCAGATAAACGGATTCATCAGAAAGGAACTGACTGACGAATGTGATATTTTTGGGGAGGGCATGATGATCGATCAAGTGTCAGAAATAGATAAAATCTTGAACCAGTCATTTTAATaattaaaccaaaatcTCTAACGGGTAATAGTAGTTCAAGAAAGAGAGCGTTGAAATGGGAGACCAAAAATAAACGTCAGACACGATGgaaatcaaaagaaaaaaataattgtaatagtaatagtgataatagtagtagtaatagtaataataatagtagtagaagtagtagtagtagtagaagtaataataataataataataataataataataataataatgataatgataatgataatgataagAGCTGGGCAATCATATTATGAAAACAAAGGTTGTTTTTTCCCGTTAAAATTACTCTATTCTATTCAAATGGACATGCTAATAAGTACCTCAGACATATCTAATCTCAACGGTTAGAACCAAACAATACTACAACACACACCATCCCAACAGAAACACTTTAACTAACACACATCTTGGGTTTCTTCATTTCTCTTCACATTTTTTCTGGTTAACTCTTAAACTCTCGATCAAATAAAACAGCGCTTAAGGACATTATTGTCTGCAGTTCtcacaaacaaaaaaataaaaattcattaaTGGATAATAATGGAGGAGAATATAGAGTTTTCGGACTttattccttttttatCTCAAAgcaacaaaatataatagtaacaataacaatagcTTAactataataataaaaatagagaaaaagataaaaacTCTTGAGGAACACCCGTCCCTTTTCGCACGGAAACTTGCTTGGGTGATTGAGATacaagataataataaagaaacacatattcaaaaatgccCATCTTGTCTAAAAGAAAATAGGTACGTTCAATTCGATAGGTAAACAGAAATAAAAGATTGTTTCATATTACAGTACGTCATTCATCTAGTTGTGTGTGCGTCGCGTGTATGTTGCGTGTTGCATGCATGCGTGTGTGTAAATGTTGTCGCGTGCGTATAATATTGCGTGTATTGTGTGTTGTAGTGTAGTGTGGCTGGACGACACGCGTGCGCACCCCTTAGTCGTATTTTTTGtgtgtatatgtgtgtAGTATTTCATTGGCTGGTTTTGTGTGTATGGTGTATGTGTGTTGTTTTTATGTgttgcttcttctttctcaaACTCTCCTTCTCTCTACCACTAACTCTGCTCCACGCTCTCGTTCTCCTCAAGATAACAACCGTAATCCGCTCTTTTCCCCACATATTGACCCCCTCATTCCTGAGTATCAGTAGGCTGTTCCTCTTGCCCAGCTTCAGACATGTCAGAGGTCCACAAGGTCAAATTGTCCCTCAACAACTGCATGATCAAAGTACTATCCTTGTAAGACTCCTCGGATAACGTATCTAGCTCAGCAATAGCATCATCAAAGGCTTGTTTGGCCAAATGGCAGGCCTTGTCCGGTGAATTCTGGATCTCGTAATAGAAGACCGAAAAGTTCAAAGCTAAACCTAATCTAATTGGATGAGTCGGAGGCAACTCAGTAGTAGCAATATCAGAAGCAGACTTGTATGCCTCTAAGGAAGCATTCGTGGCCTTCTCCCTGACATCACCAGCAGAAAATTCAGCCAGATATCTATGATAATCACCCTTCATCttataataaaataccTTGGACTCCCCAGTGGTAGCCGATGGAATCAAATGGGTGTCCAAAACACTCAAGATATCATCGCAAATCTTGGTCAACTCGGACTCAATCTTAGAACGGTAAGTCCTAATCAACTTCACCTGATATTCGGACTTTTCCTTGGCCTCCTCTTTCTGCTCAATCGAAGAAACAATTCTCCAAGAAGCACGACGTGCTCCAATAACATTCTTATACGCAACAGATAACAAATTTCTCTCCTCAACCGATAGCTCATGCCCAGAAGAAGCAACCGCCTTCATGTTTTCAACCATCTCCTCATAACGCTCGGCTTGCTCAGCCAACTTAGCCAAATAGACAGAATCTTCACGACTTAAAGACATTGTGTGTAATAGTTTGGTATTGTTCGGGGGGAGGGGGGAGGGTGTTCTGACTCAAAATTTACGCTCGTTAGTAACACTATAACTACTTTTCTGATATTGTGTTTATAACTagaaaagagaagaaaaacaacacttttgttcttttttcctttctttaCAACTGCAGTTCAAAATCGGTTGGCTCCAGGAAAAGTAGTGCGTTAATAAATAACTActctattttcttttttgtaCTTTTTGCGAAATCTAAAAATTCCTGCGTGacttgttgttgttgttgttgttgttgttgttgttgttgttgttgttgtgtgTGTGTCCTGTCCTGTATTCCCCCGTTCGCCACCGCATCACACATACCACCTCCATGTCTATAACGAACAACCACCACCAAACCAACCAACCCCTGTTTGTGCGcaatcttttgtttttcttgttcGGTTCATTCTATCTCCCGCAAAAACACAATTTATTTTCGCCACCTTCATTAAAATTCGCTCTTGTTGCGAGAAGCCGAAGACGGCCAGGCCAGGCAGTGAAAAAGTTACCCTACCGTATCACAAACCGCATCGTTCTAGACGTTTTTGATCGAATAATCACCATTTCTCCCAAATCGGTGGCAAAACCAATCATCACCCGCTATCCATCACCACAAACGACGATTTTCACATAAACAAACCTAACCAGGATCCCCTCGCCCACACACACACGCGCAACATGCCCCATTTTTACCACTAAAAACATAACCACACAACACtcacaacaaacaaacaaactCACAGTATAATCAAAAACacaatcaaaaacaaaaaaaactcAATCCCTGGTCGCCAATCGACGCTGCCATAGTCTAAACTTGTAACACCTAGAATTATCTTGTAAACATACCTTTCAATTGTTGGTTTTCCTTGTCTCTTCAATTAGAACGACTTTTTGTGGTTAGTTCAGATGTAAAGTGTAGTTTAGAACTCTGGGCCAGGAAATACAAAACGACCTGACCTAAACTAATCTATCTCTGTAGgggaaaaaaagaaagcagaAACCACAAAAACGCTGCATCCTGGTTTTGGGGCGGGACGGGGGGCCAGAGGGGCCGTCTGTGGTGGTGTCCGGCTGTGCTGGCTGTGCACGGTTTCTTGCGGAAAGGGGGTGGTGGGTTGtctcttttttgtttatgtTCCCCGGACAAAAAGGCTTCAGTCACGTGACGATGTCAATGCAGCCAGCGGTTCCGGGTGTTTTCGGCTGGTTCAAAGGGCAATTTACGAAGATGCATATAGATCACGGATTGGAGGGGGCAGGCTGTGTTTGTTGTGGCAAGATAAACTGGATACGTGTCCACGAGTATTGGATGAGCGATTGGCCGGCGTCAGATCCCCCTCCATTGTCGAAAAAGAGGGGGATAAATGTAGATCTACTGGGTCGTGTATCGTAGGTAATATGCATGTGTTGCGGTTAGCTGTCGGTGGGCCAGTTGGGTTGAAGGGGTAGGCGTAGGCGGAGCCTACGCCTACGCGAAAATTGGGAaggaaagaagaaaaaagaagggTCTAAAAACCAAAGTTCTATCTATGCAAGAACTGtgtatatctatatatccATATGGCAGCGGCCTAGGGCGGGGGCAAGGGCAGTGGTATTGCGCTTGATCAAGACTTGGAATGCGGGCGGCTTAGTTGTTTGTTTATGTGTAATGATGAGGAGGGAGTGGGCAGGAGGGTCGGTGGGAGACCGCAGTAGGGGGACGGAGGTTTAGTA encodes:
- the TVP15 gene encoding Tvp15p (similar to Ashbya gossypii AGR106C), whose protein sequence is MAEQETILQRIFLTNVVIGSVSVLVFLGQLSYIFTNFAAFIRSIFGVTLSIPLVYLEFKPLPWLSRFASFYYSYLGRGLLLVLLSTMIVTEGFLAVFSVYFLFIAGVVFIVCEYNSGVIEPPSFRDEGASLTVGDDDDDVI
- a CDS encoding uncharacterized protein (similar to Ashbya gossypii AGR107C), giving the protein MSLSREDSVYLAKLAEQAERYEEMVENMKAVASSGHELSVEERNLLSVAYKNVIGARRASWRIVSSIEQKEEAKEKSEYQVKLIRTYRSKIESELTKICDDILSVLDTHLIPSATTGESKVFYYKMKGDYHRYLAEFSAGDVREKATNASLEAYKSASDIATTELPPTHPIRLGLALNFSVFYYEIQNSPDKACHLAKQAFDDAIAELDTLSEESYKDSTLIMQLLRDNLTLWTSDMSEAGQEEQPTDTQE